A genomic window from Vigna radiata var. radiata cultivar VC1973A chromosome 2, Vradiata_ver6, whole genome shotgun sequence includes:
- the LOC106754116 gene encoding autophagy-related protein 8d isoform X1, whose amino-acid sequence MAKSSFKMEHPLERRQAEAARIREKYPDRIPVIVERAEKSDVPEIDKKKYLVPADLTVGQFVYVVRKRIKLSPEKAIFIFVKNILPPTAAMMSAIYEENKDEDGFLYMTYSGENTFGLVF is encoded by the exons ATGGCTAAGAGCTCGTTCAAGATGGAACACCCTCTCG AGAGGAGACAGGCTGAAGCAGCTCGCATAAGAGAGAAGTATCCTGACAGAATTCCA GTAATCGTTGAAAGGGCAGAGAAGAGTGATGTTCCTgaaattgataagaaaaa GTATCTTGTTCCTGCTGATTTGACTGTTGGGCAGTTTGTGTATGTGGTGAGGAAGAGAATTAAGCTGAGCCCCGAGAAGGCGATCTTCATTTTTGTGAAGAACATCTTACCACCAACTG CGGCAATGATGTCTGCAATATACGAGGAAAACAAGGACGAAGATGGATTCCTATATATGACTTACAGTGGAGAGAACACATTTGGACTTGTGTTCTGA
- the LOC106754116 gene encoding autophagy-related protein 8d isoform X2 produces the protein MAKSSFKMEHPLERRQAEAARIREKYPDRIPVIVERAEKSDVPEIDKKKYLVPADLTVGQFVYVVRKRIKLSPEKAIFIFVKNILPPTG, from the exons ATGGCTAAGAGCTCGTTCAAGATGGAACACCCTCTCG AGAGGAGACAGGCTGAAGCAGCTCGCATAAGAGAGAAGTATCCTGACAGAATTCCA GTAATCGTTGAAAGGGCAGAGAAGAGTGATGTTCCTgaaattgataagaaaaa GTATCTTGTTCCTGCTGATTTGACTGTTGGGCAGTTTGTGTATGTGGTGAGGAAGAGAATTAAGCTGAGCCCCGAGAAGGCGATCTTCATTTTTGTGAAGAACATCTTACCACCAACTG GTTAA